CTCCTATCGGCACTCTTGAGATAAAAGGGAACGAAGCCGGATTGCAAAGTTTGTTGTTTTTGGACGAACCCGTTGAGGCTACCGAAAAAGTTCACGAATCGATAAAAGAAGTAACCTATCAGTTGGACGAATATTTTATCGAATTTCAAAAAAAAGTGTGGAAAGAACTTCAGGAAATTCCATTTGGTAAAACCTGGTCGTATTTGGATATTGCTTTAAAATT
This sequence is a window from Bacteroidota bacterium. Protein-coding genes within it:
- a CDS encoding methylated-DNA--[protein]-cysteine S-methyltransferase gives rise to the protein MELHTAYYSSPIGTLEIKGNEAGLQSLLFLDEPVEATEKVHESIKEVTYQLDEYFIEFQKKVWKELQEIPFGKTWSYLDIALKLGDENATRAVGSANGKNPVAIIVPCHRVIGSSGKLTGYAGGLWRKEWLLKHEQGVIFGKQTELF